In one window of Fusobacteria bacterium ZRK30 DNA:
- a CDS encoding MBL fold metallo-hydrolase: MKIKKITCGIIANNNYILIKGNDCLIVDLSDFDNIDKFIEDSKLNVLGVLLTHTHWDHLLGVEKFVDKYKVPVYLSSNRPNYIMDANFDYTIKKYGIRTRFDIDKIDIKYLDEGKQKIGKFEFFVIDTPGHTTCSIVYYFLAEKVMFTGDFLFKKTIGITNTQLSNKEQMKESLKKIKTYPDDIAIYPGHGEDTNLKYEKIHNRYLNR, encoded by the coding sequence ATGAAGATAAAGAAAATTACTTGCGGAATAATTGCAAATAATAATTATATTTTAATAAAAGGGAATGATTGTTTAATTGTAGATTTAAGCGATTTTGATAATATTGATAAGTTTATAGAAGACTCTAAGTTGAATGTGTTGGGAGTTCTCTTGACTCATACCCATTGGGATCATTTGTTAGGAGTGGAAAAATTTGTAGACAAATATAAGGTTCCGGTCTATCTCAGTTCTAATCGTCCTAACTATATAATGGATGCTAATTTCGATTATACTATAAAAAAATATGGAATAAGAACAAGGTTTGATATAGATAAGATAGATATCAAATACTTAGATGAGGGGAAACAAAAAATAGGAAAATTTGAATTTTTTGTAATAGATACCCCGGGACATACTACCTGTTCAATTGTGTATTATTTTTTAGCAGAAAAAGTAATGTTTACAGGGGATTTTTTGTTCAAAAAAACTATTGGTATAACCAATACACAACTGAGCAATAAGGAACAGATGAAGGAAAGTCTGAAAAAAATCAAAACTTATCCCGATGATATAGCTATCTATCCGGGACACGGAGAAGATACCAACTTAAAATATGAAAAGATTCATAATAGGTATTTGAATAGGTAA
- the add gene encoding adenosine deaminase — protein MNYKEMPKIDLHCHLDGSLRAETVLDIIKKNRLELTQNLEDIKEWLTAPLSCSSLDEYLRCFDLPIAVMQTKEDLERVSFELMEDAATENIKYIEIRFAPQQHTEDGLTTKEIIESVLCGMRRAEKIYDIKGNYILSCMRHLSAESAMKIVEEGSSFIGKGVVAVDLCGGEVAGFCHKFIEPMKKAREYGYRITIHAGETGIGENVVDAIELLGAERIGHGVFITNSRKAYNLVKEKKIPLEICPTSNVQTKAVKKYGEHPIYDFYNDEIMITLNTDNRTVSDTTMTEECVQIEKAFELKKSEYIDIYLNSIEAAFISEDEKQKLREYLK, from the coding sequence ATGAATTATAAAGAAATGCCAAAAATTGATCTACACTGCCATTTAGATGGAAGTTTAAGAGCTGAAACAGTTTTGGATATAATAAAAAAAAATAGGCTGGAATTAACTCAAAATTTGGAAGATATAAAAGAATGGCTGACTGCTCCTTTAAGCTGTAGTTCATTAGATGAATATCTTAGATGTTTTGATTTGCCAATAGCTGTGATGCAGACTAAAGAAGATTTAGAAAGGGTATCTTTTGAACTTATGGAAGATGCTGCCACGGAAAATATAAAATATATAGAGATAAGATTTGCTCCTCAGCAGCATACGGAAGATGGATTGACTACGAAAGAGATAATAGAGAGTGTACTGTGTGGGATGAGAAGAGCAGAAAAAATATATGATATAAAGGGAAACTACATCTTATCATGTATGAGACACCTGTCAGCTGAATCAGCTATGAAGATAGTTGAGGAGGGAAGCTCATTCATAGGAAAAGGAGTTGTGGCAGTGGATCTTTGTGGTGGAGAAGTGGCAGGATTTTGTCATAAATTTATTGAGCCCATGAAAAAAGCCAGAGAATATGGATATAGGATAACTATCCATGCAGGAGAAACAGGGATAGGTGAAAATGTTGTCGATGCAATTGAACTTTTAGGAGCAGAGAGAATTGGACATGGGGTATTTATAACTAATAGCAGGAAAGCTTATAATCTGGTAAAGGAAAAGAAAATTCCTTTGGAAATATGCCCTACAAGTAATGTACAGACTAAAGCTGTAAAAAAATATGGGGAACATCCAATATATGATTTCTATAATGATGAAATTATGATAACATTAAATACAGACAATAGAACTGTTTCAGACACTACTATGACTGAGGAATGTGTTCAAATAGAGAAGGCTTTTGAGTTGAAAAAAAGCGAATATATAGATATATATTTAAACAGCATAGAAGCAGCTTTTATCTCAGAGGATGAAAAACAAAAGTTAAGGGAATATTTAAAATAA
- a CDS encoding DNA-binding protein produces the protein MKIYAVRLTEGMDLKIEIQRIVKEKKVKAGTILSSVGCISRARFRVADGITIKEIDKNMEILSLNGTLSPKGVHLHINCSDQDGNSFGGHLVEGNIVNTTCELVIGILESYKFDRVMDSDTGYEELTVETQEL, from the coding sequence ATGAAGATATATGCTGTTAGATTAACTGAGGGTATGGATTTAAAAATTGAGATACAAAGGATAGTTAAAGAAAAAAAGGTAAAGGCAGGGACAATACTTTCCTCTGTAGGTTGTATATCAAGGGCTAGGTTTAGAGTAGCTGATGGTATAACTATTAAGGAGATTGATAAAAATATGGAGATCCTTTCATTGAATGGAACTCTCTCTCCTAAGGGTGTCCATCTTCATATAAATTGCAGTGACCAAGATGGTAATAGTTTTGGAGGTCACCTTGTAGAGGGAAATATTGTTAATACAACATGTGAATTAGTGATAGGGATATTAGAAAGTTATAAGTTTGACAGGGTGATGGATTCGGACACAGGTTATGAAGAGTTGACTGTTGAAACACAAGAGTTATAA
- a CDS encoding DUF1540 domain-containing protein → MEITKIFDCNAESCVYNKNKQCHTPAINIGDDIPCCDTFMAGSKKAGFNDVSGGVGSCKVDSCSFNSSLECTASGIHMSVVGNEVDCQTYRKK, encoded by the coding sequence ATGGAAATTACAAAAATATTTGATTGTAATGCTGAAAGTTGTGTATATAATAAGAATAAACAATGCCATACTCCTGCTATAAATATAGGGGACGATATACCATGTTGCGATACATTTATGGCTGGTTCTAAGAAAGCCGGATTTAATGATGTTTCCGGTGGAGTAGGGTCATGTAAAGTAGATTCATGTTCTTTTAACAGTTCTTTGGAATGTACTGCATCTGGTATTCATATGTCGGTTGTAGGAAATGAGGTAGACTGCCAAACTTATCGAAAAAAATAA
- a CDS encoding phosphatase PAP2 family protein — protein MNFFDFEIMTYLNQFSQQSKIFDYSMLILSGNSLLKASVFMFILWYGWFKDEKNRQQIISILISSIIAMFFARGLALILPFRLRPLHEKGLDFLLPHGMVSLHSSGWSSMPSDHAVLFFSLATGIFFISKKLGLFTFFYTTLFIAIPRIYLGLHYPTDIIFGAIVGIVIAVLGNVYISKSKYINSIVVWSDFKPHIFYPLFFLITYQFTDMFNSSRDLARVFFKFLFN, from the coding sequence ATGAATTTCTTTGACTTTGAAATAATGACTTACCTGAATCAATTTTCTCAGCAGTCAAAAATATTTGATTACTCTATGTTGATTTTATCAGGGAACTCTCTTTTAAAAGCCAGTGTTTTTATGTTTATTCTTTGGTATGGATGGTTTAAAGATGAAAAGAATCGTCAGCAGATCATCTCAATTCTTATTAGTTCGATTATTGCAATGTTCTTTGCAAGGGGGCTTGCATTAATACTGCCATTTCGGCTTAGACCACTGCATGAAAAAGGATTGGATTTTTTACTGCCACATGGGATGGTTAGTCTTCATTCTTCTGGCTGGAGTTCAATGCCAAGTGATCATGCTGTTTTATTTTTTAGCTTGGCAACGGGGATTTTTTTTATATCCAAAAAATTAGGATTATTTACATTTTTTTATACGACATTATTTATAGCTATTCCAAGAATATATTTAGGTTTGCACTACCCAACCGATATTATCTTCGGTGCCATAGTTGGAATAGTAATTGCTGTACTAGGAAATGTATATATATCAAAAAGTAAATATATAAATTCGATTGTAGTTTGGTCAGATTTTAAGCCGCATATCTTTTATCCCTTATTTTTTCTGATCACCTACCAATTTACGGATATGTTTAACAGCAGCAGGGATTTAGCTAGGGTATTTTTTAAATTTTTATTTAATTAA
- a CDS encoding sodium:alanine symporter family protein, with translation MDTLNFFQAINNFVWGPPLLILLVGTGFYLTVRLGLLQIFKLPLALKYLFVKDSDDSGEGDVSSFAALCTALAATIGTGNIVGVATAIRLGGPGALFWMWMAAFFGMATKYSEGLLAIKYRTKDENGQQAGGPMYYLEGGLKNKKLGKILAKSFAIFGIGVAFFGIGTFAQVNAIVTGVSGGFGVPRIIVAVLLTLSVAAVTVGGIKSISRVSEIVVPFMALFYVFGATIILLMDRSATAAAFNLVISSAFNGHAAVGGFAGAGVALALKAGVARGVFSNESGLGSAPIASAAARTNSCVRQGLISMTGTFFDTIVVCTMTGLVLISSGFWNHANLAGAEVTNAAFNNLLTFGGIGGLIVNIGIIFFAFTTILGWNYYGERCTVYLCGVKGIKYFKAIFIFLIAIGPFIRLELIWVVADIVNGLMAIPNLIGLIALSGVIIKETKDYFEELKAKEKKTKTV, from the coding sequence ATGGATACACTTAATTTTTTTCAAGCAATAAATAACTTTGTATGGGGACCACCGCTATTAATACTATTGGTAGGAACAGGTTTTTATCTGACGGTTCGACTGGGATTACTACAAATTTTCAAACTTCCCCTGGCACTGAAATATCTTTTTGTAAAGGATAGCGATGATTCTGGTGAGGGAGACGTAAGTAGTTTTGCTGCACTTTGTACAGCACTGGCAGCAACTATTGGTACCGGAAATATTGTAGGAGTAGCAACGGCTATTAGATTAGGAGGACCGGGAGCATTATTCTGGATGTGGATGGCGGCATTCTTTGGAATGGCAACGAAATATTCAGAGGGACTTCTAGCCATCAAATATAGAACAAAAGACGAGAATGGACAACAAGCTGGAGGGCCCATGTATTATTTAGAAGGGGGGCTTAAAAATAAAAAGCTTGGTAAGATATTAGCGAAATCTTTTGCTATATTTGGGATAGGAGTTGCATTCTTCGGGATAGGAACTTTTGCTCAGGTAAATGCCATCGTTACAGGAGTAAGTGGCGGATTTGGAGTTCCAAGAATAATAGTTGCAGTACTTTTAACACTTAGTGTAGCTGCTGTAACTGTAGGAGGAATAAAGAGTATCTCTAGAGTTTCAGAGATTGTAGTTCCATTTATGGCACTATTTTATGTCTTTGGAGCAACAATAATACTTCTTATGGATAGAAGTGCTACTGCTGCTGCATTTAATTTAGTTATCAGCAGTGCATTTAATGGCCATGCTGCTGTAGGAGGATTTGCAGGTGCAGGGGTAGCTCTAGCATTAAAAGCAGGGGTAGCTAGAGGAGTTTTCTCAAATGAATCTGGTTTAGGATCAGCTCCTATTGCATCTGCTGCTGCTAGAACAAATTCTTGTGTAAGACAAGGACTAATCTCTATGACTGGGACGTTCTTTGATACTATTGTAGTTTGTACTATGACAGGTCTTGTACTTATTTCTTCTGGATTCTGGAACCATGCAAACCTTGCTGGAGCAGAAGTTACTAACGCCGCATTTAATAACCTTCTTACATTTGGAGGTATTGGTGGTCTTATTGTCAACATTGGTATTATTTTCTTTGCCTTCACTACAATCCTTGGTTGGAATTACTATGGTGAAAGATGTACTGTATATCTTTGTGGTGTAAAAGGAATAAAATATTTTAAAGCAATCTTTATATTCTTGATTGCCATAGGACCATTTATCAGACTAGAACTCATTTGGGTTGTAGCTGATATAGTTAATGGACTTATGGCTATTCCAAACTTAATCGGTTTAATTGCTCTTAGTGGAGTAATCATAAAAGAAACGAAAGATTATTTTGAGGAATTAAAGGCAAAAGAAAAAAAGACAAAAACGGTTTAG
- a CDS encoding class I SAM-dependent methyltransferase, translating into MKIQNNKEYFNKNVDKWVDYLTDDRTFAIKESLKLMNIDKENSVLEIGAGTGTFYSFFNTNKSENYLGIDISEKMLEEFKKRFPEAVTCCMNFEKKINLDRKFDIVVLFDSIPHFERVDLLFENAAELLNDGGVFYIIHSKTRNQLKEHHKKINYSLNRDAIPNDISLKKECVKLNLKNIVIKDEKFFFFSCQKK; encoded by the coding sequence ATGAAAATTCAGAATAATAAAGAATATTTTAATAAGAATGTAGATAAATGGGTTGATTATTTAACTGATGACAGAACCTTTGCTATTAAAGAAAGTTTAAAATTAATGAACATTGATAAGGAAAACAGTGTTTTAGAGATTGGTGCAGGGACAGGAACTTTTTATTCTTTTTTTAATACCAATAAATCGGAAAACTATTTGGGAATAGATATCTCAGAAAAGATGTTAGAAGAATTTAAAAAGAGGTTCCCTGAAGCTGTAACCTGTTGTATGAACTTTGAGAAAAAGATAAATTTAGACAGAAAATTTGATATCGTTGTATTATTTGACAGCATTCCTCACTTTGAAAGAGTAGATCTTCTATTTGAAAATGCTGCTGAACTCCTCAACGATGGAGGAGTTTTTTATATAATACATTCTAAAACAAGAAATCAATTGAAAGAACATCATAAAAAAATAAATTATAGTTTAAACAGGGATGCAATTCCTAACGATATAAGTTTAAAAAAAGAGTGTGTAAAATTAAATTTAAAAAATATTGTAATAAAGGATGAAAAATTTTTCTTTTTCAGCTGCCAAAAAAAGTAA
- the purD gene encoding phosphoribosylamine--glycine ligase: MKILIIGSGGREHAIAWKFAQNSKVEKIYVAPGNAGTELLDRCENIDLSNIEEMVEFAAKNKIGLTMVGSEELLVEGIVDKFEEKGLTVFGPDKKSAILEGSKAYSKDFMKKYGVKTAAYEIFTDYDSAVKYLDEIEYPTVVKASGLAAGKGVIIAQNKDEAVEAVRDMILDHKFSEAGSEIVIEEFLVGVEASILSITDGNTIVPFISAKDHKKIGEGEIGLNTGGMGVIAPNPYVTSEIMKGFIDDIMTPTLEGLKAEKMKFNGVIFFGLMITEKGVYSLEYNMRLGDPETQAVLPLMENDFLEILEMCIDGNLDKVKMDWKDASACCVVGVSGGYPENYNKGYEITGLSDVDDLVFIAGAKLEEDKLLTNGGRVINIVSLGENLKTACENTYSSMDKINFEGVYCRRDIGKID; the protein is encoded by the coding sequence ATGAAAATTTTAATTATAGGTAGTGGCGGTCGTGAACATGCTATTGCATGGAAATTTGCTCAAAACAGTAAGGTGGAAAAAATATATGTAGCACCGGGGAATGCCGGGACTGAACTATTGGACAGATGTGAAAATATAGATCTATCCAATATTGAAGAGATGGTAGAGTTTGCAGCAAAGAATAAGATAGGACTTACCATGGTGGGATCTGAGGAGCTACTGGTAGAAGGAATAGTGGATAAATTTGAAGAAAAAGGATTGACTGTATTTGGTCCGGATAAAAAATCTGCAATTTTAGAGGGGAGCAAGGCTTACTCTAAAGACTTTATGAAAAAATATGGAGTAAAAACAGCTGCCTATGAGATCTTTACTGATTATGATAGTGCTGTAAAGTATTTGGATGAGATAGAGTACCCCACTGTAGTAAAAGCCAGTGGTTTAGCTGCAGGAAAGGGTGTAATTATAGCTCAAAATAAAGATGAGGCAGTGGAAGCAGTGAGAGATATGATATTAGATCATAAATTTAGTGAGGCTGGATCTGAGATAGTTATAGAGGAATTTCTTGTAGGAGTAGAAGCTTCCATCCTGTCTATCACCGATGGTAATACCATAGTGCCGTTTATATCTGCCAAGGATCATAAAAAGATCGGTGAAGGTGAAATAGGTTTAAATACAGGAGGAATGGGAGTAATAGCTCCTAATCCATATGTGACATCTGAAATAATGAAAGGTTTTATTGATGATATTATGACTCCTACTTTGGAAGGATTAAAAGCAGAAAAGATGAAGTTTAATGGTGTGATATTCTTTGGATTGATGATAACGGAAAAAGGAGTTTACTCACTGGAATACAATATGAGACTGGGAGATCCTGAAACTCAGGCTGTATTGCCCCTTATGGAAAATGATTTTCTGGAAATTTTAGAGATGTGTATAGATGGGAACTTGGATAAAGTTAAGATGGACTGGAAGGATGCATCTGCATGCTGTGTTGTAGGAGTATCTGGAGGATATCCTGAAAATTATAACAAGGGATATGAGATAACAGGTCTTTCAGATGTAGACGATCTGGTATTTATTGCAGGGGCTAAATTGGAGGAGGATAAACTCCTGACCAATGGGGGACGTGTAATAAATATAGTCAGTTTAGGAGAAAATTTAAAAACTGCCTGTGAAAATACATATAGTTCTATGGATAAAATAAATTTTGAGGGAGTATATTGTAGGAGAGACATTGGAAAGATAGATTAA
- the purH gene encoding bifunctional phosphoribosylaminoimidazolecarboxamide formyltransferase/IMP cyclohydrolase — MKRALISVFDKTGIVEFANFLISQGVEIISTGGTYRHLKENNIAVLDVAEVTQAEEMLNGRVKTLHPIIHGGILAVRDNEEHMKTLEEREITTIDMVIVNLYPFFKEVQNDISFEAKVEFIDIGGPTMLRSAAKSFKDVVVISNTSDYNVVKEEMEAGKVTFETKKRLAGKVFNLTSAYDAAISNFLLEGEMPEYLSTSYVKKMDLRYGENPHQNSAYYVSTTENGAMKDFEQLNGKELSFNNIRDMDVAWKVANEFEVSACCGLKHSTPCGVGIAENVYDAYMKAYDCDPISIFGGIVAFNKKVDGKTAEELKKIFLEIVIAPDFTEEALMILKTKKNLRIIKAYQKPCDNIEYVKVDGGILVQDRDIAFSDDFKVVTEKSPTESEMTDLVFGMKVVKHVKSNAIVVVKDGMAKGIGTGETNRIWATKQAIERAGDGAILASDAFFPFRDVVDACAAAKIGGIAQPGGSIRDQESIDACNEHGISMVLTGIRHFKH; from the coding sequence GTGAAAAGAGCATTGATATCAGTTTTTGATAAAACAGGGATAGTGGAATTTGCAAATTTTTTAATATCGCAAGGGGTGGAGATAATCTCTACAGGTGGAACCTATAGACATCTAAAGGAAAATAATATAGCTGTATTAGATGTAGCAGAAGTAACACAGGCAGAAGAGATGTTAAATGGAAGGGTAAAAACTTTGCATCCAATTATCCATGGGGGTATCTTGGCTGTTAGAGATAATGAGGAGCATATGAAAACTTTAGAGGAGAGGGAGATAACTACAATAGATATGGTAATAGTTAATTTATATCCATTCTTTAAAGAGGTACAAAATGATATCTCATTTGAAGCCAAGGTAGAATTCATAGATATCGGCGGGCCTACAATGCTCAGATCTGCTGCTAAGTCATTTAAAGATGTAGTGGTAATTTCTAATACTTCTGACTATAATGTAGTAAAGGAAGAGATGGAAGCAGGGAAAGTAACTTTTGAAACTAAGAAGAGACTGGCAGGAAAGGTATTTAACCTGACATCAGCTTACGACGCAGCTATATCTAACTTCTTATTGGAGGGAGAGATGCCGGAATACTTGAGTACATCTTATGTTAAGAAGATGGATCTGAGATATGGTGAAAACCCACATCAAAATTCTGCTTATTATGTATCTACAACTGAAAATGGAGCTATGAAAGACTTTGAACAATTAAATGGAAAGGAATTATCTTTTAATAATATAAGAGATATGGATGTGGCATGGAAGGTAGCCAATGAATTTGAAGTATCTGCATGCTGTGGTCTGAAACATTCAACACCTTGCGGGGTAGGAATTGCAGAAAATGTCTATGATGCATATATGAAGGCCTATGACTGTGACCCCATTTCTATATTTGGAGGGATAGTAGCTTTCAACAAGAAGGTAGATGGTAAAACCGCTGAGGAGTTAAAGAAAATATTCTTAGAAATAGTAATTGCTCCTGACTTTACAGAGGAAGCTTTAATGATACTAAAGACAAAGAAAAATTTAAGAATCATAAAAGCGTACCAAAAACCATGTGATAATATAGAGTATGTAAAGGTAGATGGTGGTATCTTAGTACAGGATAGAGACATCGCATTCTCTGATGATTTTAAAGTGGTAACTGAAAAATCTCCTACAGAATCAGAGATGACAGATTTAGTGTTTGGAATGAAGGTAGTAAAACATGTGAAGTCCAATGCCATAGTAGTAGTAAAAGATGGGATGGCTAAGGGGATAGGAACAGGAGAAACCAATAGAATATGGGCTACAAAACAAGCTATTGAGAGAGCAGGAGATGGTGCGATCTTGGCATCAGATGCCTTTTTCCCATTTAGGGATGTAGTGGATGCCTGTGCAGCAGCAAAGATTGGTGGGATAGCCCAGCCTGGTGGATCAATAAGAGATCAAGAATCTATAGATGCATGTAACGAACACGGGATATCTATGGTACTTACAGGGATAAGACATTTTAAACATTAA
- the purN gene encoding phosphoribosylglycinamide formyltransferase, with protein sequence MFKIAVLISGGGSNLQSIIDTVSISKVKYEISCVIADRECYGIERAKKNNIVTKIFDRKILKKDISKKIDEYLGDRVDLVVLAGFLSILDEEFINNRKGRIINIHPSLLPKFGGPGMFGMRIHRAVIEAKEYESGCTVHYVDAGIDTGEIIEQIKVKVDLGDTAEILQKKVLVEEHKLLPKAIEQVLYNFK encoded by the coding sequence ATGTTTAAGATAGCAGTTTTGATATCTGGTGGAGGAAGTAATCTGCAATCTATAATTGATACTGTCTCTATATCAAAAGTAAAATACGAAATATCTTGTGTTATAGCAGACAGAGAATGTTATGGTATTGAAAGGGCAAAAAAAAATAATATAGTGACAAAAATATTTGATAGAAAGATATTAAAAAAAGATATCTCTAAAAAGATAGATGAATATTTAGGAGATCGAGTAGATCTAGTTGTTTTAGCAGGGTTTTTATCGATCCTGGATGAAGAATTTATAAATAACAGGAAGGGGAGGATAATAAATATCCACCCTTCTCTCCTGCCTAAATTTGGTGGGCCTGGAATGTTTGGGATGAGAATTCACCGGGCAGTGATAGAAGCCAAAGAATATGAATCTGGCTGTACAGTTCATTATGTAGATGCAGGTATAGATACAGGAGAGATAATAGAGCAAATAAAGGTAAAAGTTGATTTAGGAGACACCGCAGAAATTTTACAAAAGAAAGTATTGGTGGAAGAACATAAATTGTTGCCAAAAGCTATTGAGCAGGTACTATATAATTTCAAATAA
- the purM gene encoding phosphoribosylformylglycinamidine cyclo-ligase has translation MSTISYKDAGVNKEEGYKSVGLMKDLVKKTHNKSVLTGLGSFGAMYQLGQMKDPILVSGTDGVGTKLEIAFKTKTYDTVGIDCVAMCVNDVLCHGAKPLFFLDYMACGKLEADVAATLVSGITEGCLQSDAALVGGETAEMPGFYKDGDYDIAGFTVGVVEKENLIDGSKIEEGDTIIALPSSGVHSNGFSLVRKLVTDYNAKYGDKTIGEELLTPTRIYVKPILELIKKHSVNGLAHMTGGGIIENLPRVIPAGLEAIVDKSAIKILPIFKHLMSLGVDESEMWGTFNMGVGFIIIANPNEKDGIIKTLEELGEAPYEIGTISKGDNGICLR, from the coding sequence ATGTCAACAATTTCATATAAAGATGCAGGGGTAAATAAGGAAGAGGGATACAAGTCAGTAGGGCTAATGAAGGATCTAGTAAAAAAAACACATAATAAAAGTGTACTTACCGGCTTAGGCAGCTTCGGGGCAATGTATCAATTGGGACAGATGAAAGACCCAATATTGGTATCTGGAACAGATGGCGTAGGAACAAAATTGGAGATAGCATTCAAAACTAAAACTTATGACACTGTAGGAATTGATTGTGTGGCTATGTGTGTAAACGATGTATTGTGTCATGGGGCTAAACCATTATTTTTCTTAGATTATATGGCTTGCGGGAAGTTAGAAGCAGATGTCGCGGCGACACTTGTAAGCGGGATAACAGAAGGATGTCTACAGTCTGATGCAGCACTGGTTGGAGGAGAGACAGCAGAGATGCCTGGATTTTATAAGGATGGAGACTATGATATAGCCGGATTTACAGTGGGAGTAGTTGAAAAAGAAAATCTTATAGATGGTTCAAAGATAGAAGAGGGAGATACAATCATAGCATTGCCTTCATCAGGAGTACACAGTAATGGTTTTTCCCTGGTAAGAAAATTAGTAACTGATTATAATGCAAAATATGGGGATAAGACAATAGGAGAGGAACTGCTTACTCCGACAAGAATATATGTGAAACCTATCTTAGAACTTATTAAAAAGCATAGTGTAAACGGTCTGGCTCATATGACTGGTGGGGGAATAATCGAAAACTTACCTAGAGTAATACCGGCAGGATTAGAAGCTATCGTTGATAAATCAGCAATAAAGATACTCCCTATCTTTAAACACCTAATGTCATTGGGTGTAGATGAATCTGAGATGTGGGGAACATTTAATATGGGAGTAGGATTTATAATAATAGCTAATCCCAATGAAAAAGATGGAATAATCAAAACTTTGGAGGAGTTGGGAGAGGCTCCCTATGAGATAGGAACTATATCTAAAGGAGATAATGGAATATGTTTAAGATAG